One segment of Candidatus Falkowbacteria bacterium DNA contains the following:
- a CDS encoding glycosyltransferase family 1 protein yields MKNNKPHRIGIDARFYGPLGKGLGRYTQEVVDNVLRIDQLNEYVIFLGKENFDELEIKQSNVKKVLADVRWYGLAEQFVMPFLIARERLDLMHFPHFNVPVFCPTKFVVTIHDLILTKFPTMRATTLGPVLYFVKNLFYRIIISHAAWRAKKIIAISEFTKQDIIEQFKVKAEKIVVTYEGAANLARGNDSLFAAKLDPDETLSDYQIDEPYLLYVGNAYPHKNLESLIKVFKDIHAQQKEIKLVLVGRDDYFYSRLKDYAKDLGLWSSVDNETFKTPVIFPGYVPDQKLEILFKRALAYVFPSKYEGFGLPPLEAMSRACPVVSSDKTSLPEILGTAALYFDPYDEKDMTNKILKIIKDDILREDLIAKGLEQVKKYDWWECANKTKEVYEQATI; encoded by the coding sequence ATGAAAAATAACAAACCTCATCGCATTGGAATAGATGCCCGTTTTTATGGTCCTTTAGGCAAGGGCCTTGGTCGTTATACCCAAGAAGTGGTTGATAATGTTCTTAGAATTGATCAGTTAAATGAATATGTTATTTTTCTAGGCAAGGAAAATTTTGACGAATTAGAGATTAAACAAAGCAATGTTAAAAAAGTTTTAGCCGATGTGCGCTGGTATGGTTTAGCCGAACAATTTGTAATGCCATTTTTAATTGCTCGTGAGCGTTTAGATTTAATGCACTTTCCGCATTTTAATGTGCCAGTTTTTTGTCCAACTAAATTTGTTGTGACAATTCATGATTTAATTTTGACAAAATTCCCGACCATGCGGGCTACGACCTTAGGACCAGTTTTATACTTTGTAAAAAATTTATTTTATCGAATAATAATTTCACATGCTGCTTGGCGCGCTAAAAAAATTATTGCCATTTCAGAATTTACTAAACAAGATATAATTGAACAGTTTAAGGTTAAAGCAGAAAAAATTGTTGTGACTTACGAAGGAGCGGCTAACTTAGCTCGCGGCAACGATTCACTTTTTGCGGCAAAACTGGATCCCGATGAAACTCTGTCTGACTATCAAATCGACGAACCTTATTTGCTATATGTTGGCAATGCTTATCCTCATAAAAATCTTGAATCTTTAATTAAAGTTTTTAAAGACATTCATGCTCAGCAAAAAGAAATTAAATTAGTCTTAGTTGGACGCGATGATTATTTTTATTCTCGTCTTAAAGATTATGCTAAAGATCTAGGCCTGTGGTCTTCGGTTGATAATGAAACCTTCAAAACGCCAGTTATTTTTCCTGGCTATGTGCCAGACCAAAAATTAGAAATTCTTTTCAAGCGCGCCCTAGCTTATGTTTTTCCTTCAAAATATGAAGGCTTTGGTTTACCGCCTTTAGAGGCTATGTCACGTGCTTGTCCAGTGGTTAGTTCTGATAAAACTTCTTTACCAGAAATATTAGGCACTGCCGCTTTGTACTTTGATCCTTATGATGAGAAAGACATGACTAATAAGATATTAAAAATTATTAAAGACGATATTTTACGCGAAGATTTAATCGCTAAAGGATTAGAGCAAGTTAAAAAGTACGATTGGTGGGAGTGCGCTAATAAGACCAAAGAAGTTTATGAACAAGCCACCATATAA
- a CDS encoding thermonuclease family protein produces MLHFRLLKFIGSLIVLGIIAVIVVIFIFKQKPLALSDLGKKALSLVGLVSDKINTTIQDQPYQYGSFIRVAKVLDGETVILENNDKLRYIGVDAPELNKTEKIDCFSLEAANENQRLVEGKKIRIEKDISERDKFGRLLGYVYLEDGTFVNMELVKNGFAIAAPFEPDTAKASLFKEIEKEAKANKLGLWGKCK; encoded by the coding sequence ATGCTACATTTTAGATTACTAAAATTCATCGGATCCCTTATTGTTTTAGGAATTATTGCTGTAATAGTTGTAATTTTTATTTTTAAGCAAAAACCCCTGGCTTTATCAGACTTAGGTAAAAAGGCATTATCTTTAGTGGGACTAGTTTCTGATAAAATAAATACCACGATTCAAGATCAACCCTATCAATATGGAAGCTTTATAAGGGTTGCCAAGGTGCTTGATGGTGAAACTGTTATCTTAGAAAATAATGACAAATTACGTTATATCGGCGTCGATGCTCCTGAGCTTAATAAAACCGAAAAGATTGATTGTTTTTCCCTTGAAGCAGCTAACGAAAATCAGCGTTTAGTTGAAGGTAAAAAAATTAGAATTGAAAAAGATATTTCGGAGCGTGATAAATTCGGTCGTTTACTTGGTTATGTTTATTTAGAAGACGGAACCTTTGTAAATATGGAATTAGTTAAAAATGGTTTTGCCATTGCGGCGCCCTTCGAGCCTGACACAGCTAAAGCTAGTCTATTTAAGGAAATAGAAAAAGAAGCAAAAGCAAATAAATTAGGCCTTTGGGGTAAATGTAAATAA
- a CDS encoding prepilin-type N-terminal cleavage/methylation domain-containing protein, translated as MMPLSRKKFKFGFTLIELLVVIAIIGVLSTMAIIALGNARTKARDTKRVADIKQISTALELYYADNNSYPTIITPGNSLVSPDGTKTYMGKIPSNPTPRNEGNCGTNDYAYSINSNNSFFSVSACLGSANSNINAGLASYSPNGLFSCGQSITDLDGYSYTTVQIGGQCWMGSNLRTKKYPNGNCINSNCPDASIADNTLGRSCYSNVEANCTSDGALYTWPVAMNNSTVAGAQGICPIGWHLPSDADYKILEMSLGMSQAEADATLARGTHSEGDKLKKLADCSGGTSCASSGYNGPLSGIRAYWDGATFYYRLGTAFIWTSTMVGGSAWYRSLDLGLNTVGRSYEPQGWSFAVRCLKD; from the coding sequence ATGATGCCTCTAAGCCGTAAAAAATTTAAATTTGGTTTTACCTTAATAGAACTACTAGTGGTAATAGCAATTATTGGTGTTCTCTCAACCATGGCAATAATTGCTTTGGGTAATGCAAGAACTAAAGCCAGGGACACTAAAAGAGTGGCCGATATAAAACAAATAAGTACGGCATTAGAATTATACTACGCCGATAATAATAGCTATCCTACTATTATTACACCAGGTAATAGTTTAGTATCACCAGACGGTACTAAGACCTATATGGGTAAGATACCCAGTAATCCTACGCCTAGAAATGAAGGAAATTGTGGTACGAATGATTACGCATATTCTATTAATAGTAATAATTCATTCTTTTCAGTTTCCGCTTGTTTGGGTTCAGCTAACTCGAATATTAATGCTGGTCTAGCCTCTTATTCACCAAATGGTTTGTTTAGTTGTGGTCAGTCAATTACCGACTTAGATGGTTATTCTTATACTACAGTACAAATCGGTGGTCAGTGCTGGATGGGGTCAAATCTTAGAACAAAAAAATATCCCAATGGAAATTGTATAAATTCCAACTGTCCAGATGCGTCAATCGCTGATAACACTCTGGGTAGATCTTGTTATAGTAACGTAGAGGCAAATTGTACTAGTGATGGAGCTTTGTATACATGGCCTGTTGCTATGAATAATTCTACTGTAGCGGGTGCGCAGGGTATCTGTCCTATTGGTTGGCATTTACCGAGCGATGCTGATTATAAAATATTAGAAATGAGTTTAGGTATGAGTCAAGCTGAAGCAGATGCTACGCTTGCCCGCGGAACGCATAGTGAGGGAGATAAATTAAAAAAGCTTGCAGATTGTAGCGGGGGAACTTCATGCGCATCATCTGGTTATAATGGACCTCTTTCAGGAATTCGAGCTTACTGGGATGGGGCAACATTTTATTATCGTTTAGGCACTGCATTTATTTGGACATCAACAATGGTTGGTGGTAGCGCTTGGTATCGTTCATTAGATTTAGGCCTTAATACAGTCGGACGATCATATGAACCTCAAGGTTGGAGTTTTGCGGTACGTTGCCTTAAGGATTAA
- the tgt gene encoding tRNA guanosine(34) transglycosylase Tgt: protein MFILKKTNKYNLARRGSLKTRHGSLETPFFMPVATQATIKFASTHDVRELGSPILLSNTYHLMLRPGEKYVKKFGGLHKFMNWDGAILTDSGGFQIFSLAADRTKSGKSLVELSKQGVKFSSYIDGSKHYLTPERSLQIQADLGVDIAVVLDECVALPAKRKYLEHSVDLTTEWAKRTKIYSKKIKNNKPLIFAVVQGGTEKDLRLKSAAELSALKFDGYNIGGLAVGETNDEMYKVLDYLTDALPKDKPRYLMGVGYPENIIEAVKRGVDMFDCVIPTREGRHGRLFSFDKDTSKKIKQLLASKKVATKDFYKTITITNAKYANDKNLINKNSKIPELRKLSLAYLHYLFQINEPLGKRLATLNNLEFYLDLMTEIRKSI from the coding sequence ATGTTCATATTGAAGAAAACAAATAAATATAATCTAGCCCGCCGTGGTAGTTTAAAAACTCGCCACGGCAGTTTGGAAACGCCTTTTTTTATGCCGGTGGCAACACAGGCGACAATTAAGTTTGCTTCAACTCATGATGTTCGTGAACTTGGTTCACCAATTCTTTTGTCTAATACCTATCATTTAATGTTGAGACCTGGTGAAAAGTATGTTAAAAAGTTTGGTGGTTTGCATAAATTCATGAATTGGGATGGTGCTATTCTGACAGACTCCGGTGGTTTTCAAATTTTCTCATTAGCTGCTGATAGAACTAAAAGCGGTAAAAGCTTAGTTGAATTAAGTAAACAGGGTGTTAAATTTTCTTCATATATTGATGGCTCAAAGCATTATTTAACTCCTGAAAGATCTTTGCAGATTCAAGCTGACTTAGGTGTTGATATCGCCGTTGTCTTAGACGAATGCGTGGCCTTACCTGCTAAACGAAAATATTTAGAACATTCAGTCGATTTAACAACTGAGTGGGCCAAACGCACAAAAATTTACTCAAAAAAGATTAAAAATAATAAACCATTGATTTTTGCGGTTGTTCAGGGTGGTACTGAGAAAGATTTGCGTTTAAAAAGTGCAGCTGAATTAAGCGCGCTTAAATTCGATGGTTATAATATTGGCGGTTTAGCGGTTGGTGAAACTAATGACGAGATGTATAAAGTCCTTGATTACTTAACCGATGCTTTACCAAAGGATAAACCTAGATATTTGATGGGTGTTGGTTATCCAGAAAATATTATTGAAGCCGTTAAGAGGGGAGTTGATATGTTTGATTGTGTTATTCCAACTCGTGAAGGGCGCCACGGTAGACTATTTTCTTTTGATAAAGATACTAGTAAAAAAATTAAACAACTTCTAGCTTCTAAGAAAGTAGCGACAAAAGATTTTTATAAAACAATTACGATCACCAACGCTAAATATGCTAATGATAAAAATTTAATAAATAAAAATTCCAAGATTCCTGAATTACGTAAATTATCTTTAGCTTATTTGCATTATCTATTTCAAATAAATGAACCTTTAGGCAAGAGATTGGCAACTTTAAATAATTTAGAATTCTATCTTGACTTAATGACTGAGATAAGAAAATCGATTTAG
- a CDS encoding prepilin-type N-terminal cleavage/methylation domain-containing protein, with protein sequence MPQNKKLKLGFTLIELLVVIAIIGVLSTMAIIALGNARSKARDSKRVADIKQISTALELYYADNNSYPTIITPGNSIVSPDGTKTYMATVPNNPTPRNDNNCGNNNYTYASTPDNTNYSLNFCLGNNVSSTPSGINSASSSGVGTAPGLVAWYKFDEGSGTTAYDSSGNNNNGTWTGAAPYYGPGNIGSYSGQFNGDYPNPGGNYVYTNYPAAFGMQSFTILLWVNLAARARGDIIANKSMSTTAPGFHLWMEGDLNLIIANRIGDGVNSGGGYVIIGNSYIDKWVHVAFVTNRVSNNYIKYLNGAVSGTPDSLSGFGNINNESNLFIGGGSWVNSRGYLDDVRIYNRALSDTEIKAIYDASKP encoded by the coding sequence ATGCCGCAAAATAAAAAACTAAAATTAGGCTTTACCCTCATTGAGCTCCTGGTTGTCATCGCGATAATCGGTGTTTTATCGACTATGGCAATAATTGCTTTAGGTAATGCTAGATCTAAAGCTAGAGATAGCAAAAGAGTAGCTGACATAAAACAAATAAGTACGGCATTAGAATTATATTACGCAGACAATAATAGCTATCCTACTATTATTACTCCAGGTAATAGTATTGTTTCACCTGACGGAACGAAAACTTATATGGCTACTGTACCTAATAACCCAACACCTAGAAATGATAATAACTGTGGTAACAATAATTATACTTATGCTTCAACTCCAGATAATACAAACTATAGCCTTAACTTTTGTCTTGGTAACAATGTTAGTTCTACTCCATCTGGAATTAATTCTGCCTCTAGCTCTGGTGTAGGCACCGCTCCAGGTTTAGTTGCATGGTATAAATTTGATGAAGGTTCTGGTACTACGGCGTATGATTCGTCTGGAAATAATAACAATGGCACCTGGACAGGAGCTGCTCCATATTATGGGCCAGGAAATATAGGCTCTTATTCAGGACAGTTCAACGGAGATTATCCTAACCCTGGAGGAAATTACGTTTACACAAATTATCCGGCTGCCTTTGGCATGCAAAGTTTCACAATACTACTTTGGGTAAATTTAGCTGCTCGCGCTAGAGGTGACATTATTGCTAATAAAAGCATGAGCACGACTGCCCCCGGTTTCCATCTTTGGATGGAGGGTGACTTAAATCTAATTATTGCCAATAGAATAGGTGACGGAGTTAATTCGGGTGGTGGTTATGTAATCATCGGAAACTCGTATATCGATAAGTGGGTTCATGTAGCTTTTGTTACTAATAGGGTATCAAATAATTACATCAAATACCTGAATGGTGCTGTGTCGGGCACGCCAGATTCGTTAAGTGGCTTTGGAAATATAAACAATGAATCTAATTTATTTATTGGTGGAGGTAGTTGGGTCAATTCTAGAGGATACTTAGATGATGTTAGAATATATAATCGTGCTCTATCTGACACTGAAATTAAAGCAATCTATGATGCCTCTAAGCCGTAA
- the infA gene encoding translation initiation factor IF-1, whose amino-acid sequence MSENNSKDFIEMEGEVLELMPAATFKLKLDNGHEILAHLSGKMRMFKIRIAPGDRVKVEMSPYDLTKGRITYRL is encoded by the coding sequence ATGTCAGAGAACAATTCAAAAGATTTTATTGAAATGGAAGGGGAAGTGTTGGAACTTATGCCAGCCGCTACCTTCAAATTAAAACTGGATAACGGCCATGAAATATTGGCTCATCTATCTGGGAAAATGAGGATGTTTAAAATCCGCATTGCTCCAGGTGACCGCGTTAAGGTTGAGATGAGTCCTTATGATCTAACTAAGGGCCGTATCACTTACCGACTCTAA
- a CDS encoding DUF4012 domain-containing protein, which produces MNKPPYNYHGINPENVIDLRPKPSRLTLTWQDLTAVRIITFIGRLILRLVIVAFDLFYRLVKSLAEFFVDLVFGVKDLALNLKYTGAEQGIKLKRFFLFIFNFILIIPRAIVKLILRIFNLFKKTTNRVEIGLKRESKILAKPVVKQKPNFSWQILNFAALLCLIAAPFFLVTIWQKLEPTRNSIISSANEAFAGLFSAKDLIEKKNFSGAETAFEKAGEGFVTAQTNLKDINSGLLELAGLVPDKKFKLASESEHLLKAGSLSASIGAELAAAVAPVANSNLGSYLDRFVKHAIPAADEAAALSDELNKIKLSNLPTEYQEKFTKLKSQAEFLAPSLREAIDLSQQAASFLGKQTDKRYLLVFQNNSEKRASGGFIGSFAIVDFSKGEMKNLTVPKGGSYDTEAGLYTRVVAPEPLWLLNPLWHFWDANWWPDWPTTAKKLEWFYEKSDGSTVDGVVSLTPTVIENLLRVHGPVDMTKDYGVTITADNFWETTQTFSEQKPSVTKEPKKIIGDLMSKLMEELPKNLDLAKSLALVGVLEQSLNEKQILLYFNDSTLETSAKAFGWDGAIKKTDHDYLMVVSSNLGGQKSDRAIIETLNHSAEILPDGQIIVNLTITRQHTAPKNQTFVGFRNVDWLRVYVPEDSKLISATGWRTPEQSYFEKPDPKWELDVDLANERQAITDPASGTKIYKENNKTVFANWTMVDPGETATIEIKYRLPFTLKANEEPKNLIGKIKKYIFPDSSNKFSLLVQKQPGANQTSIVSKIVIDRGWKTLWKYPDDLQVNESGWTLSRSLNTDLYATVLFNKN; this is translated from the coding sequence ATGAACAAGCCACCATATAATTACCATGGTATTAATCCTGAAAATGTTATTGACTTAAGACCTAAGCCAAGTCGTTTAACCTTAACTTGGCAAGATCTAACAGCCGTTAGAATCATAACTTTCATCGGTCGTTTAATATTGCGTTTAGTAATTGTAGCTTTTGATCTTTTTTATAGATTAGTAAAATCTTTAGCCGAGTTTTTTGTTGATCTTGTTTTTGGCGTTAAAGACCTGGCTCTGAATTTAAAATATACCGGTGCTGAACAAGGCATAAAACTAAAAAGATTTTTTCTATTTATCTTTAATTTTATATTAATAATTCCTAGGGCAATCGTAAAATTGATTCTAAGAATATTTAATTTATTTAAAAAAACAACAAACCGAGTAGAAATTGGGTTGAAACGTGAGTCAAAAATATTAGCTAAACCAGTCGTCAAACAGAAGCCGAATTTTTCTTGGCAAATTCTTAATTTCGCCGCTTTACTTTGTTTAATTGCTGCGCCATTTTTTCTAGTCACGATTTGGCAAAAATTAGAACCAACTCGTAACTCAATTATAAGTTCGGCTAACGAGGCTTTTGCTGGTTTATTTTCTGCTAAAGATTTAATAGAAAAGAAGAATTTTTCTGGAGCAGAAACTGCTTTTGAGAAAGCAGGGGAGGGCTTTGTTACAGCGCAAACCAACCTAAAAGATATTAATAGTGGCTTATTAGAATTAGCCGGACTTGTGCCTGATAAAAAATTCAAGTTAGCTTCTGAAAGTGAACATTTATTAAAGGCTGGCTCTTTGTCAGCCAGTATTGGAGCTGAACTTGCGGCAGCGGTCGCGCCGGTCGCTAATTCAAATTTAGGTTCATATTTGGATCGTTTCGTAAAACATGCAATTCCAGCAGCTGATGAAGCAGCTGCTTTGTCGGATGAACTTAATAAAATAAAACTAAGTAATCTACCAACTGAATATCAGGAAAAGTTTACTAAACTAAAAAGTCAGGCAGAATTTTTAGCACCATCATTAAGAGAGGCTATTGATTTGTCTCAACAAGCAGCTAGTTTTCTTGGTAAACAAACTGACAAAAGATATTTATTAGTTTTCCAAAACAATTCCGAGAAACGAGCTTCCGGCGGTTTTATCGGTAGTTTCGCAATCGTTGATTTTAGTAAAGGCGAAATGAAAAATTTAACTGTGCCAAAAGGTGGTAGCTATGACACCGAAGCTGGCTTATATACTCGCGTTGTCGCGCCTGAGCCACTATGGTTGTTAAATCCTTTGTGGCATTTTTGGGATGCTAACTGGTGGCCTGATTGGCCAACCACGGCTAAAAAATTAGAATGGTTTTATGAAAAAAGCGATGGTTCAACCGTCGATGGTGTAGTTAGTTTGACTCCAACAGTGATTGAGAATTTATTACGTGTTCATGGCCCAGTCGACATGACAAAAGATTATGGCGTTACAATTACAGCTGATAATTTTTGGGAAACAACGCAAACTTTTTCTGAACAGAAACCAAGTGTGACAAAGGAGCCAAAAAAGATTATTGGTGACTTAATGTCAAAATTAATGGAAGAGTTGCCAAAGAATCTTGACCTAGCTAAAAGCTTGGCTTTAGTTGGTGTCTTGGAACAAAGCTTGAACGAGAAACAGATCCTTTTGTATTTTAATGATTCAACACTTGAGACTTCGGCCAAAGCTTTTGGCTGGGATGGTGCGATTAAAAAAACTGATCATGATTATTTAATGGTAGTCTCATCAAATCTTGGTGGACAAAAAAGCGATCGCGCAATTATAGAAACGCTTAATCATAGCGCAGAAATCTTGCCCGACGGTCAAATTATTGTTAATCTTACTATTACAAGACAGCACACAGCACCGAAAAATCAAACTTTTGTTGGTTTTAGAAATGTTGATTGGTTAAGAGTTTATGTGCCAGAAGATAGTAAGTTAATTTCTGCAACTGGTTGGCGAACACCAGAGCAATCTTACTTTGAAAAACCTGATCCAAAATGGGAACTTGATGTTGATTTAGCTAACGAAAGACAAGCGATAACTGATCCAGCAAGTGGCACAAAAATTTACAAAGAAAATAACAAGACTGTATTTGCTAATTGGACCATGGTTGATCCAGGAGAGACTGCGACGATTGAAATAAAATATCGTTTGCCATTTACTTTAAAAGCTAACGAAGAACCAAAGAATTTAATTGGTAAAATAAAAAAATATATTTTCCCGGACAGCTCGAATAAATTTAGTTTATTAGTTCAGAAACAGCCGGGCGCAAATCAAACGAGTATAGTTTCAAAAATAGTAATTGATCGCGGTTGGAAAACTCTTTGGAAATATCCTGATGACTTACAAGTAAATGAAAGCGGCTGGACACTTAGTCGTTCGCTAAATACTGATTTATACGCCACGGTTTTATTCAACAAAAATTAA
- a CDS encoding prepilin-type N-terminal cleavage/methylation domain-containing protein — protein MNRYNNKKAFTLIELLVVIAIIGVLSTMAIIALGNARAKARDSKRVADIKQISTALELYYADSNSYPTLITPGNSLTSPDGTKVYMASVPNNPTPRNDSGCGNNNYTYASTSDNTNYSLNFCLGNNVASTPAGINSSSSSGFNTAPGLVGWWKFDEGTGSSLTDLSGNNNTGTWYGTGTHYTAGKTGAYAGQFNGTDDRIALGSSSTLSMATSDWTILAWVKTSSNAVIELCAGVGTGLWQFYLSGGRIYGYLNDGVGALSFYSSPGISDGNWHQVGAVFSRAGNGQTYVDGAVSGTPTNISSIGNVVTNNHMLGAYSPLSLYFLPGLMDDVRIYNRALSAAEILALYNAAK, from the coding sequence ATGAATCGTTATAACAACAAAAAAGCTTTCACCCTTATCGAACTACTAGTAGTAATAGCAATTATTGGCGTACTCTCTACCATGGCTATTATTGCCCTTGGTAATGCCAGAGCTAAAGCAAGAGATAGTAAAAGAGTGGCCGATATAAAACAAATAAGTACAGCATTAGAATTATATTACGCAGATAGTAATAGCTATCCTACTCTTATAACTCCAGGTAATAGCCTAACATCACCAGATGGTACTAAAGTATATATGGCCAGTGTTCCTAATAATCCTACCCCAAGAAATGACTCAGGCTGTGGTAATAATAACTATACTTACGCTTCTACTTCTGATAATACAAATTACAGTCTTAACTTCTGTCTTGGTAATAATGTTGCCTCTACTCCGGCAGGTATCAACTCAAGCTCTAGTTCTGGCTTTAACACCGCTCCTGGTTTAGTTGGTTGGTGGAAGTTTGACGAGGGAACGGGGTCTTCTTTGACTGATTTATCTGGCAATAATAATACCGGTACTTGGTATGGAACTGGAACTCATTATACTGCCGGAAAGACCGGAGCTTATGCAGGTCAATTTAACGGAACAGATGACCGGATTGCCCTTGGATCAAGTAGCACTTTAAGCATGGCTACTAGCGATTGGACTATATTAGCTTGGGTAAAAACTAGCTCTAATGCAGTAATCGAATTATGCGCTGGTGTTGGTACTGGTTTATGGCAGTTTTATTTATCTGGCGGAAGAATTTATGGATATCTAAATGATGGTGTTGGTGCTTTAAGTTTTTACTCTTCTCCTGGTATAAGTGATGGTAATTGGCATCAAGTCGGAGCTGTTTTTAGTCGAGCTGGCAATGGTCAAACATATGTTGATGGAGCTGTCAGTGGTACGCCGACAAATATTAGCAGTATAGGCAATGTCGTAACAAATAATCATATGCTAGGCGCATACTCTCCATTAAGTTTGTATTTCTTGCCTGGCTTAATGGATGATGTGCGTATATATAATCGTGCGCTTTCAGCCGCTGAAATTCTAGCTTTATACAATGCCGCAAAATAA
- a CDS encoding alanine--tRNA ligase-related protein, with protein sequence MNSFDIRQKYLEFFKARGHNIIPSASLIPENDSTLLFVNSGMFPLVPYLLGAKHPAGNCVVDSQKSFRSEDIDEIGDNRHHTFFEMLGNWALGSGYWKSEQLNWWYEFLVEEIKIDPKKLFQTIYIGSEDGNIPRDTESAEIMLQIFDKYDINADEAPDFDADAGPSEDLKLGMSNYRIFAYEKKCWWQRGDAVGELGGPDSETFFDTGKIHDEKFGKYCHPNCDCGRFIEIGNSVFMQYQKAADGWKELTNKNVDFGGGLERLCTAIQAKSDAFQTDLFSDAIKKIEELSLKKYEDDNKAFRIIADHLKAATFIMGDEKGVAPSNTDQGYIVRRLIRRALRFARLLGITAEDWTKEVASIYINFYKEIYPELNLNKTFIIEQLSKEEKKFSATLEKGEKEFEKLSSNISGEQAFDLYQSYGFPIEMTIELAKEKNFTVDEPGFYEELKKHQDLSRTASAGKFKGGLADSSVETTRLHTASHLLLAALRRVLNDQVSQRGSNITAERLRFDFPNPDKLTPEQIIQVEDLVNGAIEQALPVHFEEMTLDKAREIGATGVFDSKYGDKVKVYFIGNPGEEFSKEICGGPHVENTSELHHFKITKEESSSSGIRRIKAILD encoded by the coding sequence ATGAATTCATTTGATATTAGACAAAAGTATTTAGAATTTTTTAAGGCTCGAGGACATAATATTATTCCGAGCGCTTCTTTAATTCCTGAAAACGACTCAACATTACTATTTGTTAACTCTGGCATGTTTCCTTTGGTGCCGTATCTACTAGGCGCTAAACACCCAGCTGGTAATTGTGTAGTTGATAGTCAAAAATCTTTTCGCTCAGAAGATATTGATGAAATTGGAGATAACCGGCATCATACTTTTTTTGAAATGTTAGGCAACTGGGCATTAGGTTCAGGCTATTGGAAAAGCGAACAATTAAATTGGTGGTATGAATTTTTAGTTGAGGAAATAAAAATTGACCCAAAAAAACTATTTCAAACAATTTATATTGGTAGTGAAGACGGCAATATCCCACGCGATACCGAGTCGGCTGAGATTATGTTACAGATTTTTGATAAATATGACATTAATGCCGATGAGGCACCTGATTTTGATGCTGACGCCGGACCTAGTGAAGACTTGAAATTGGGCATGAGCAATTATAGGATTTTTGCTTACGAAAAAAAGTGTTGGTGGCAAAGAGGTGATGCGGTTGGTGAATTAGGTGGACCCGACTCAGAAACTTTTTTTGATACTGGCAAGATTCATGATGAAAAATTTGGTAAGTATTGTCATCCTAATTGTGATTGCGGACGTTTTATTGAAATCGGAAATTCAGTTTTCATGCAATATCAAAAAGCGGCTGATGGCTGGAAAGAATTAACCAATAAAAATGTTGACTTTGGTGGGGGATTGGAAAGATTGTGCACAGCAATTCAAGCTAAAAGTGATGCTTTTCAGACTGATTTATTTAGTGATGCAATTAAAAAAATAGAAGAGCTTTCTCTAAAAAAATATGAGGATGATAATAAGGCATTTAGAATTATTGCTGACCACTTGAAAGCGGCGACCTTCATCATGGGTGATGAAAAAGGTGTCGCACCATCAAACACCGATCAGGGTTATATCGTTAGACGCTTAATTAGGCGTGCTCTGCGTTTTGCTAGACTTTTAGGTATAACAGCTGAAGATTGGACGAAAGAAGTGGCTAGTATCTATATCAACTTTTATAAAGAGATTTATCCAGAGCTTAATTTAAATAAGACTTTTATTATTGAACAATTGAGTAAGGAAGAAAAAAAGTTTAGTGCAACCTTAGAAAAAGGAGAGAAAGAGTTTGAAAAACTATCTAGCAATATTTCCGGCGAGCAAGCTTTTGATTTATATCAAAGCTATGGTTTTCCGATTGAAATGACTATTGAATTAGCTAAAGAAAAAAACTTCACGGTTGATGAGCCTGGTTTTTATGAAGAGTTAAAAAAACACCAAGACTTATCACGCACGGCATCAGCTGGCAAATTTAAGGGTGGTTTAGCTGATAGTAGCGTTGAAACAACTCGCTTGCATACAGCCTCACATCTTTTATTAGCTGCTTTACGACGTGTCTTGAATGATCAGGTTTCTCAGAGAGGTAGTAATATTACAGCCGAACGTTTACGTTTTGATTTCCCAAATCCAGATAAATTAACGCCTGAACAGATTATCCAAGTCGAAGATTTGGTTAATGGCGCTATAGAACAAGCCTTACCAGTTCACTTTGAAGAAATGACTTTAGACAAAGCACGAGAGATTGGCGCGACTGGTGTATTTGATTCTAAATATGGAGATAAGGTAAAAGTTTATTTTATAGGTAATCCAGGTGAAGAGTTTAGCAAGGAAATATGCGGCGGCCCCCATGTTGAGAATACCAGTGAATTGCATCACTTTAAAATTACTAAGGAAGAAAGTTCATCCTCTGGCATTAGAAGAATAAAGGCAATCCTCGATTAA